A section of the Saccharopolyspora gregorii genome encodes:
- a CDS encoding MDR family MFS transporter, whose product MRRLEYKWLVGITFVLGLIMQILDMTVLNVALATLGREFHVGEGALQWVLTGYMISLAVFVPSSGWIADRFGSKRTFELAIVLFTLASVLCGLATEMWMLIGARILQGVGGGMLVPVGQAMLFRAFPANERAKASAVLSIPITIAPTLGPLLGGVLVQYASWRWIFFINVPVGAVALLFTVLFLKEEQRDRPGRFDLPGFVLAGAGLATLLVALDQGAQLGWGRPSVWGVLLAAVLLIGGLVVRELRTPEPMLDLRLLGDRLFGTGNALLICSTGAIFGTLFLLPLFLQNLRGYTPLESGLVLMPQALSMLVATQVVSRVYGRVGPRRLLLVGFGVLISVGFALQLLDTGTPVWFLVVLLMWLGLGMGLLMTPLQTAAFARISGPAMGHASSLFNASRQVATALGTAVCATIFVALSTAYASTADMGVAGAAQQVQMAAYRGAFLASIGFGIAGLLLSLRVRDSDAAATLDHVRKPRARPGKHGGDHADTSTVR is encoded by the coding sequence GTGCGACGTCTTGAGTACAAGTGGCTGGTCGGGATCACGTTCGTCCTCGGCCTGATCATGCAGATCCTGGACATGACCGTCCTCAACGTCGCGCTCGCGACGCTCGGGCGGGAGTTCCACGTGGGCGAAGGGGCCCTGCAGTGGGTGCTGACCGGCTACATGATCAGTCTCGCCGTGTTCGTGCCCTCCTCCGGCTGGATCGCCGACCGGTTCGGCAGCAAGCGCACCTTCGAGCTCGCCATCGTGCTGTTCACCCTCGCGTCCGTGCTGTGCGGGCTGGCCACCGAGATGTGGATGCTCATCGGCGCGCGGATCCTGCAAGGCGTCGGCGGCGGCATGCTCGTGCCCGTCGGGCAGGCCATGCTGTTCCGCGCGTTCCCCGCCAACGAGCGCGCCAAGGCCTCCGCGGTGCTGTCCATCCCGATCACCATCGCGCCGACCCTCGGGCCGCTGCTCGGCGGCGTGCTCGTGCAGTACGCCAGCTGGCGGTGGATCTTCTTCATCAACGTGCCCGTCGGGGCCGTGGCACTGCTGTTCACCGTGCTGTTCCTCAAGGAGGAGCAGCGCGACCGGCCGGGCCGCTTCGACCTGCCCGGGTTCGTGCTCGCCGGGGCCGGGCTGGCCACGCTGCTCGTCGCGCTCGACCAGGGCGCCCAGCTCGGCTGGGGCCGGCCCTCGGTGTGGGGCGTGCTGCTGGCCGCGGTGCTGCTCATCGGCGGGCTCGTCGTGCGCGAACTGCGCACGCCCGAGCCGATGCTGGACCTGCGGCTGCTCGGCGACCGGCTGTTCGGCACCGGGAACGCGCTGCTCATCTGCTCCACCGGGGCGATCTTCGGGACGCTGTTCCTGCTGCCGCTGTTCCTGCAGAACCTGCGCGGCTACACCCCGCTCGAATCCGGGCTGGTGCTGATGCCGCAGGCGCTGAGCATGCTCGTCGCCACCCAGGTCGTCAGCCGCGTCTACGGGCGGGTCGGCCCGCGCAGGCTGCTGCTGGTGGGGTTCGGCGTGCTCATCTCCGTCGGGTTCGCGCTGCAGCTGCTCGACACCGGCACGCCGGTGTGGTTCCTGGTGGTGCTGCTCATGTGGCTCGGCCTCGGCATGGGGCTGCTGATGACGCCGTTGCAGACCGCCGCGTTCGCCCGCATCAGCGGGCCCGCGATGGGGCACGCCAGTTCGCTGTTCAACGCCAGCAGGCAGGTCGCGACCGCGCTCGGCACCGCCGTGTGCGCGACCATCTTCGTGGCGCTGAGCACCGCCTACGCGTCCACCGCGGACATGGGCGTGGCCGGGGCCGCGCAGCAGGTGCAGATGGCCGCCTACCGGGGCGCGTTCCTCGCCTCCATCGGTTTCGGCATCGCCGGGCTGCTGCTGTCGCTGCGGGTCCGCGACTCCGATGCCGCCGCCACCCTGGACCACGTGCGGAAACCCCGTGCGCGGCCCGGGAAGCACGGCGGCGACCACGCCGACACCTCGACCGTGAGATAG
- a CDS encoding 2'-5' RNA ligase family protein, which yields MTELPHADQVRNHARWRPGWHSGRTSYAWLLPFADQPGLRNLVNQYQYALRDLPGFDLVPLEWMHILVQEVGFTDEVPPERTDELVAAAGERLAGFNPLALAFHRAVVLPESLSLPAEPQTSLWDLRERLRAATADVLGAEQLPAEPEEVDRHISLAFSTTEGPAIFAVATLGGTDVDPTTAKSSAVSLVRLNRDHSCSEWETIAQVPLG from the coding sequence GTGACCGAATTGCCGCACGCCGACCAGGTCCGCAACCACGCCCGCTGGCGACCCGGATGGCACTCCGGCCGCACCAGCTACGCCTGGCTGTTGCCGTTCGCCGACCAGCCCGGCCTGCGCAACCTGGTGAACCAGTACCAGTACGCGCTGCGCGACCTGCCCGGGTTCGACCTCGTCCCGCTCGAATGGATGCACATCCTCGTGCAGGAGGTCGGGTTCACCGACGAAGTCCCGCCGGAGCGGACCGACGAGCTCGTCGCCGCCGCCGGCGAACGCCTCGCCGGGTTCAACCCGCTGGCGCTGGCCTTCCACCGGGCCGTGGTGCTGCCCGAGTCGCTGTCGCTGCCCGCGGAACCGCAGACCTCGCTGTGGGACCTGCGGGAGCGGCTGCGGGCCGCGACCGCGGACGTGCTCGGCGCCGAGCAGCTGCCCGCCGAACCCGAAGAGGTCGACCGGCACATCAGCCTCGCGTTCTCCACCACCGAAGGGCCCGCGATCTTCGCGGTCGCCACCCTCGGCGGCACCGACGTCGACCCGACCACCGCCAAGAGCTCCGCGGTGTCGCTGGTGCGGCTCAACCGCGACCACTCCTGCTCCGAGTGGGAGACCATCGCGCAGGTCCCGCTGGGCTGA
- a CDS encoding Fpg/Nei family DNA glycosylase → MPEGHTLHRLAGLHDSRFGGHLVRVSSPQGRFAGGAARVDGARFERAEAHGKHLFHFYGPDVVHVHLGLYGGFTEFPLPPQEPRGQVRMRIVGPGCGTDLRGPTACELITLDEVAALRDRLGPDPLRADAEPERAWARISRSRSSIAALLLDQAVLAGAGNVYRAEVLFRHGIPPYTPGRELGERVWKSIWTDLVELMADGVRVGRIDTVRPEHEPGAMGREPRQDRHGGEVYVYRRAGAPCLVCGTPIATAGLSGRNLYWCPVCQSTPVESAR, encoded by the coding sequence ATGCCTGAGGGGCACACGCTGCACCGGCTCGCCGGGCTGCACGATTCCCGCTTCGGCGGTCACCTGGTCCGGGTGTCGAGCCCGCAGGGCCGGTTCGCGGGCGGGGCCGCGCGGGTGGACGGGGCGCGGTTCGAACGCGCCGAGGCGCACGGCAAGCACCTGTTCCACTTCTACGGCCCGGACGTCGTGCACGTGCACCTCGGGCTGTACGGCGGGTTCACCGAATTCCCGCTGCCGCCGCAGGAACCGCGCGGGCAGGTGCGGATGCGGATCGTCGGGCCCGGCTGCGGCACCGACCTGCGCGGCCCGACGGCCTGCGAGCTGATCACCCTCGACGAGGTGGCCGCGCTGCGCGACCGGCTCGGACCGGACCCGCTGCGCGCCGACGCCGAACCGGAGCGCGCGTGGGCGCGGATCTCGCGGTCCCGGAGCTCCATCGCGGCGCTGCTGCTGGACCAGGCGGTGCTGGCCGGTGCGGGCAACGTGTACCGCGCGGAAGTGCTGTTCCGGCACGGCATCCCGCCGTACACGCCGGGTCGCGAGCTGGGCGAGCGGGTGTGGAAGTCGATCTGGACCGACCTGGTCGAGCTGATGGCCGACGGGGTGCGCGTCGGCCGCATCGACACGGTGCGCCCGGAGCACGAGCCGGGCGCGATGGGGCGGGAACCGCGCCAGGACCGGCACGGGGGAGAGGTCTACGTGTACCGCCGGGCGGGGGCGCCGTGCTTGGTCTGCGGGACGCCGATCGCCACTGCGGGCCTGTCCGGCCGCAACCTGTACTGGTGCCCGGTCTGCCAGTCGACGCCGGTGGAATCCGCGCGGTGA
- a CDS encoding ribose-5-phosphate isomerase — MRVYLGSDHAGFDLKNHLVTWLTERGHEVTDVGPAAYDAQDDYPPFCVEAARRVVADEGSLGLVIGGSGNGEQIAANKVPGARAALTWNVDTAKLARQHNNALLAGIGARMHSVEEVEEIVEAFLGTEFEGGRHQRRIDLLSDYERTGEPPALPAE, encoded by the coding sequence GTGCGCGTCTACCTAGGATCCGATCACGCAGGCTTCGACCTCAAGAACCACCTGGTCACGTGGCTGACCGAGCGCGGCCACGAGGTGACCGACGTGGGCCCGGCGGCCTACGACGCCCAGGACGACTACCCGCCGTTCTGCGTCGAGGCGGCTCGCCGCGTCGTCGCCGACGAGGGCAGCCTCGGGCTGGTCATCGGTGGCTCCGGCAACGGCGAGCAGATCGCCGCCAACAAGGTCCCCGGCGCCCGCGCGGCCCTGACCTGGAACGTCGACACCGCGAAGTTGGCCCGCCAGCACAACAACGCGCTGCTCGCGGGCATCGGCGCGCGGATGCACTCCGTCGAGGAGGTCGAGGAGATCGTCGAGGCGTTCCTCGGCACCGAGTTCGAAGGCGGCAGGCACCAGCGCCGCATCGACCTGCTCTCCGACTACGAGCGGACCGGTGAGCCGCCGGCGCTGCCCGCGGAGTGA
- a CDS encoding MBL fold metallo-hydrolase has translation MIGRWVAVGEAVWVRRYAELDLGTGLVLGAERALVVDTRGDQRQGAELAAAVRAKTALPCEVVLTHGHFDHCFGTAAFRPAPVHAHERCAAYLRGHAERQRREWSAHYRDEGRPEVAAALERTEVVPPDRPVGDRTELDLGGRRVRLHHFGPAHTDHDLVVEVPDAAVVFAGDLVEQGAPPDFEDAHPRTWPDALDALLALRPEVVVPGHGEPVGAADVRAQRDELARLTALCAAHERGELTTAEVLRDSPYPADTTEHALRSHH, from the coding sequence GTGATCGGGCGGTGGGTGGCCGTCGGGGAGGCGGTGTGGGTCCGGCGGTACGCGGAGCTGGACCTCGGCACCGGGCTGGTGCTGGGTGCCGAACGCGCGCTGGTCGTCGACACCCGCGGCGACCAGCGGCAGGGCGCGGAGCTGGCGGCGGCGGTGCGGGCGAAGACGGCGCTGCCGTGCGAGGTGGTGCTCACCCACGGCCACTTCGACCACTGCTTCGGCACGGCAGCGTTCCGGCCCGCCCCGGTCCACGCCCACGAGCGCTGCGCCGCCTACCTGCGCGGGCACGCCGAGCGGCAGCGCCGCGAGTGGAGCGCGCATTACCGGGACGAGGGACGCCCGGAGGTCGCGGCGGCCTTGGAGCGCACCGAGGTCGTCCCGCCGGACCGGCCGGTCGGCGACCGGACCGAACTCGACCTCGGCGGCCGGCGGGTGCGGCTGCACCACTTCGGCCCGGCGCACACCGACCACGACCTGGTGGTCGAAGTGCCGGACGCGGCCGTGGTCTTCGCCGGCGACCTCGTCGAGCAGGGCGCCCCGCCGGACTTCGAGGACGCCCATCCGCGGACCTGGCCGGACGCGCTCGACGCGCTGCTCGCGCTGCGCCCCGAGGTCGTCGTCCCCGGCCACGGGGAACCCGTGGGCGCGGCGGACGTGCGCGCCCAGCGGGACGAGCTGGCCCGGCTGACCGCGCTCTGCGCCGCCCACGAGCGGGGCGAGCTGACCACCGCGGAGGTGCTGCGCGACTCCCCGTACCCGGCCGACACCACCGAGCACGCCCTGCGCAGCCACCACTAG
- a CDS encoding YbaB/EbfC family nucleoid-associated protein, which yields MSSPDQSDAARRQQLQASNDALRGQIDGMLADLRRRTAEIQEKQSEAAAKTHEVTSEDGVITARVDATGTLEQLLLSPKAFERTTPEQLARTITSVVREATGSAQQSLQSDFASLAETPELPDLFAGAPYLADFMPSSGPLVAPPDPAAERAARTGKQSPKPQRERPADDDDEPPQSFMAEGRW from the coding sequence GTGTCCAGTCCGGACCAGTCCGATGCGGCGCGGCGGCAGCAGCTGCAGGCGAGCAACGACGCGTTGCGCGGCCAGATCGACGGCATGCTCGCGGACCTGCGCCGCCGCACGGCCGAGATCCAGGAGAAGCAGTCCGAGGCGGCGGCCAAGACCCACGAGGTCACCTCCGAGGACGGCGTGATCACCGCGCGGGTGGACGCGACCGGCACCTTGGAGCAGCTGCTGCTGTCCCCGAAGGCCTTCGAACGCACCACCCCGGAACAGCTGGCCCGCACCATCACCAGCGTCGTCCGCGAGGCCACCGGCAGCGCGCAGCAGTCGCTGCAGTCGGACTTCGCCTCGCTCGCCGAAACTCCCGAACTGCCGGACCTGTTCGCCGGCGCCCCCTACCTGGCGGACTTCATGCCCAGCAGCGGCCCGCTCGTCGCCCCGCCCGACCCGGCCGCGGAACGCGCCGCCCGCACCGGCAAGCAGTCGCCGAAGCCGCAGCGGGAGCGCCCCGCCGATGACGACGACGAACCGCCGCAGTCGTTCATGGCGGAGGGGCGCTGGTGA
- a CDS encoding WXG100 family type VII secretion target has product MSDRMRMRPEEIRAGGTRIGAAGDRLDEVLKQLKSSLDGEGECWGDDEAGQKFAETYVKNSTDVTDGIGKLAEALGNIMDNLKATADDTEGRDAESASDIANVPQS; this is encoded by the coding sequence GTGAGCGACCGGATGCGGATGCGCCCGGAGGAGATCCGGGCGGGCGGCACCCGCATCGGTGCCGCCGGGGACCGGTTGGACGAGGTCCTCAAGCAGCTCAAGTCCAGCCTGGACGGCGAAGGCGAGTGCTGGGGCGACGACGAGGCCGGGCAGAAGTTCGCCGAGACCTACGTCAAGAACAGCACCGATGTCACCGACGGCATCGGGAAGCTCGCCGAGGCGCTCGGCAACATCATGGACAACCTCAAGGCCACCGCCGACGACACCGAAGGCCGCGACGCCGAGTCCGCCTCCGACATCGCGAACGTGCCGCAGAGCTGA
- a CDS encoding WXG100-like domain-containing protein, which translates to MSLEMPDEVKWLLPIVVGQSWPEGDEDALRRLADAWRAAGDGVEGVTTDANGGAGQSLSGMEGQTHDAFEQLWQGIGDGGEAALPKIQEACEQLAQGCDDAALDVEHTKLTIIASLIALAIQIAAMIASAAFSFGASTAGIPIAQGITRTVVMQIFKQLVLSIAKNVAIEVATSVAIEAAVQGIQIASGERKGLDGGKFKDAAISGAISGTVGGVFEGVGNVAARKAAGAVGDAAGDAAGTAAGAAGRAAGDAAGDAAGSAASAAGRAAGDAAGAAGESAAKNVGAEAVKGAATGAAQGAIGSAAEQLITEGEIDWSDVGSGALSGGAMGAGMGAGGAALSNHFDTPDVPDTGGAGESGDGSEASSSSSSASGGSDAGGSDSGGSDSGGSGLGEPGSGSGGSDSAADGGSTGSRSSIEDMLSGDSGAGSGDSSGSASSGSSSGSDSGSSTGSDSSSSDGSGSGSSDGSASGSSESGSSGAHGDGGQSGSGGGESRSGAESGSGQSGTDGGPTRSGDADGGSTRSTDTDSGSTRSADSDASSGRAAESEGGATRSADPEGGSTRAPDSDGGSTRAADSDGSTSRGTDSDGGRASGPDGGATRPGDADGGSARSADSDASTQRAGAADGGSARTPDADGGAARTSDADGPATRSTDSAGAHSDGGSARAADADGGSTRSADTGGSPRDEGGASRAAAPDGSGAPARADSTGSGSGSSGGAAESGSRGDGAGSSGAAGSGGGLGGAGSASHGGADAAHRNQSGNNGPASTASASNVDAPVRPAEPTGSPTSQGTPARGDQAGAAGGGAMGGAPAGGAPAGGAPGGAGAAGSGGSRPGAGGGWTGTSGTPGAAGRPIGGDSPRSGIPRGDRAPAARGAEAPAAPQSGGRHAQPADVPGQRSAPSPARPDGLPGRSHPDGPASPARPDGPPRANGPAGDAPARPGGRGDAPPASGPRHSGDLATPPRTDGPPRTDGPAHRADSNAQQHSGTTDHRTGGAADTGPANRPDAAAPPRTADGLETGGPNRTDAPHDRPDPGSPDHTDASPHERSDAGGAERPRADGPDATHAEGAARPNAPARPEGPVQDGAEPRPDRPHDAPEPHDARQHDADQRPHDADSSHARDAEPGTPERRHQLDQAEATREHTPGGSSYHHEPGLRDLAQRVPDDGVHHTVDVHALPDGRIRVGDHAFSAQEFADVLRRDPNWDGKPLRLLSCDAGTSGLARDLAHELGVPVTAPRGLAWTDGNGRVFASDLGPDGRPGWPPNGGWDTHHPDGTHTPAGTDGFHPTRDGEDPGPAPDDAESRGDNEDRFESHRRPHVPSDIALGQELERVGAQDDTRHIDYEGGVITHIDGSPVHQYVRDSVESRQQGIQNAVEDNFKGGKLKRDAPHTDENDVPYTKRSLGKVRAAVNAVAIDRRTGVVAEGINGTPDKTPLNRDLHPELRKHIAAMSDNPAQTDLSDIPQSEFPHHDTPQRHAEVKALNELMRTREKITGDSIDSPEKFQEFLDDVYVDARFTFKDEPHDIATCCANCARIVSGPDSLPANKHDEADLSAGAAMAPGGYTIGEDPERKGSRERVPTEVANPDYHEPLGRQNAARKAR; encoded by the coding sequence ATGAGTCTCGAGATGCCCGACGAGGTCAAGTGGCTGCTGCCGATCGTCGTCGGCCAGTCCTGGCCGGAAGGTGACGAGGACGCGCTGCGCCGCCTCGCCGACGCCTGGCGCGCCGCGGGCGACGGCGTCGAAGGCGTCACCACCGACGCGAACGGCGGCGCCGGCCAGTCGCTCAGCGGCATGGAGGGTCAGACCCACGATGCGTTCGAGCAGCTGTGGCAGGGCATCGGCGACGGCGGTGAAGCCGCGCTGCCGAAGATCCAGGAGGCGTGCGAGCAGCTCGCGCAGGGCTGCGACGACGCGGCGCTGGACGTGGAGCACACCAAGCTCACCATCATCGCCTCGCTGATCGCGCTGGCCATCCAGATCGCCGCGATGATCGCGAGCGCGGCGTTCAGCTTCGGCGCGTCCACCGCGGGCATCCCCATCGCCCAGGGCATCACCCGCACCGTGGTGATGCAGATCTTCAAGCAGCTCGTGCTGAGCATCGCCAAGAACGTCGCCATCGAGGTCGCCACCTCCGTCGCCATCGAGGCCGCGGTGCAGGGCATCCAGATCGCTTCCGGCGAGCGCAAGGGCCTCGACGGCGGGAAGTTCAAGGACGCCGCCATCAGCGGCGCCATCAGCGGCACCGTGGGCGGCGTCTTCGAAGGCGTCGGCAACGTCGCCGCCCGCAAGGCCGCAGGCGCCGTCGGCGACGCCGCGGGGGACGCCGCCGGAACCGCGGCGGGCGCGGCCGGGCGGGCCGCCGGGGACGCCGCGGGCGATGCGGCGGGCAGCGCGGCGAGCGCCGCCGGGCGGGCCGCGGGCGATGCCGCCGGAGCCGCCGGGGAGAGCGCCGCGAAGAACGTCGGCGCCGAAGCCGTGAAGGGAGCGGCCACCGGCGCCGCGCAGGGCGCCATCGGCAGCGCCGCCGAACAGCTCATCACCGAAGGCGAGATCGACTGGAGCGACGTCGGCAGCGGTGCCCTGTCCGGCGGGGCGATGGGCGCGGGGATGGGCGCCGGGGGCGCCGCGCTGTCCAACCACTTCGACACGCCGGACGTGCCGGACACGGGCGGGGCCGGGGAATCCGGGGACGGCTCGGAAGCTTCGTCGTCGAGCAGCTCGGCCTCGGGTGGCTCGGACGCAGGCGGCTCGGATTCGGGTGGATCGGATTCGGGTGGCTCGGGACTGGGCGAGCCGGGTTCCGGCTCGGGTGGCTCGGATTCGGCCGCGGACGGTGGTTCCACCGGGTCCCGTTCGTCCATTGAGGACATGTTGTCCGGCGATTCCGGTGCGGGGTCGGGAGATTCCTCCGGGTCGGCGAGCAGCGGGTCGTCGAGTGGTTCGGATTCCGGGTCCTCAACCGGGTCGGACTCCAGCTCGTCGGACGGATCGGGCTCCGGCTCGTCGGACGGATCGGCTTCCGGCTCGTCGGAATCCGGGTCGTCCGGGGCGCACGGCGACGGCGGGCAGTCGGGCTCCGGCGGCGGCGAATCCCGCTCCGGGGCGGAGAGCGGATCCGGCCAGAGCGGAACCGACGGCGGCCCCACGCGATCCGGGGATGCGGACGGCGGATCGACACGATCGACCGACACCGACAGCGGCTCCACGCGCTCCGCGGACTCCGATGCGAGTTCCGGCCGCGCCGCGGAGTCCGAGGGTGGCGCGACGCGATCCGCTGATCCGGAGGGCGGGTCCACGCGCGCCCCCGATTCCGACGGCGGGTCGACGCGAGCCGCGGACTCCGACGGCAGCACCTCGCGCGGGACGGACTCCGATGGCGGCCGCGCCTCGGGTCCGGACGGTGGTGCGACGCGGCCCGGGGACGCCGACGGTGGTTCCGCGCGGTCCGCCGATTCCGATGCGAGTACGCAGCGGGCCGGCGCAGCGGACGGCGGCTCCGCTCGAACTCCGGACGCCGACGGCGGTGCTGCCCGCACCTCCGACGCCGACGGTCCCGCCACCCGGTCCACCGATTCGGCGGGCGCGCACTCCGATGGCGGGTCTGCGCGCGCTGCCGATGCCGACGGCGGGTCGACGCGGTCCGCGGACACCGGCGGTTCGCCGCGCGACGAGGGCGGTGCCTCCCGCGCCGCCGCGCCGGACGGTTCCGGTGCTCCCGCGCGGGCGGACTCCACCGGTTCGGGCTCGGGGAGTTCCGGCGGCGCGGCGGAGTCCGGCTCGCGCGGCGACGGCGCTGGTTCGTCGGGCGCCGCCGGGTCCGGTGGCGGTCTGGGCGGCGCCGGTTCGGCCTCGCACGGCGGCGCGGATGCCGCGCACCGCAACCAGTCGGGGAACAACGGTCCGGCGAGCACCGCGTCCGCGTCCAATGTGGACGCGCCGGTGCGGCCGGCGGAGCCGACGGGCTCCCCCACCTCGCAGGGCACGCCCGCTCGCGGTGATCAGGCCGGTGCAGCGGGCGGTGGCGCGATGGGCGGCGCTCCCGCAGGTGGTGCCCCCGCCGGCGGCGCCCCCGGTGGCGCGGGCGCTGCCGGTTCCGGCGGGTCCCGTCCCGGTGCGGGCGGCGGCTGGACCGGAACGTCCGGCACTCCGGGCGCCGCGGGCCGACCGATCGGCGGCGACTCGCCGAGGTCCGGTATCCCGCGCGGCGATCGCGCACCGGCGGCTCGGGGCGCGGAAGCACCGGCGGCACCGCAGTCCGGCGGCAGGCACGCCCAGCCCGCGGACGTCCCCGGGCAGCGCTCGGCGCCCTCCCCCGCCCGCCCGGACGGCTTGCCCGGTCGCTCGCATCCGGACGGCCCCGCGAGCCCGGCACGGCCGGACGGACCACCGCGGGCGAACGGCCCGGCAGGCGACGCACCCGCCCGTCCCGGCGGCCGCGGAGACGCACCGCCGGCGAGCGGCCCGCGGCACTCCGGCGACCTCGCCACCCCGCCCAGGACCGATGGCCCACCGAGGACGGACGGCCCGGCACACCGGGCCGACTCCAACGCCCAGCAGCATTCGGGCACCACGGACCACCGCACCGGTGGCGCAGCCGACACGGGCCCCGCGAACCGGCCGGACGCGGCTGCGCCGCCGCGCACCGCGGACGGCCTGGAGACCGGCGGCCCGAACCGCACCGACGCACCGCACGACCGGCCGGACCCCGGTTCGCCGGACCACACCGACGCCTCGCCGCACGAGCGATCCGACGCCGGCGGCGCGGAACGGCCGCGCGCGGACGGCCCCGACGCCACGCACGCCGAAGGAGCCGCACGCCCGAACGCCCCTGCTCGTCCCGAGGGGCCGGTCCAGGACGGCGCCGAACCGCGCCCGGACCGCCCGCACGACGCGCCCGAGCCGCACGACGCCCGCCAGCACGACGCCGACCAGCGCCCGCACGACGCCGACTCCTCGCACGCCCGGGACGCCGAACCGGGCACTCCGGAACGCCGGCACCAGCTGGACCAGGCGGAGGCGACCCGCGAGCACACGCCGGGCGGGTCCTCTTACCACCACGAGCCGGGCCTGCGGGACCTCGCGCAGCGCGTCCCCGACGACGGCGTCCACCACACGGTGGACGTGCACGCGCTGCCGGACGGCCGGATCCGCGTCGGTGATCACGCGTTCAGCGCGCAGGAGTTCGCGGACGTGCTGCGCCGCGACCCGAACTGGGACGGGAAGCCGCTGCGCCTGCTGTCCTGCGACGCGGGCACCAGCGGACTCGCCCGCGACCTGGCCCACGAGCTGGGCGTGCCCGTCACGGCCCCGCGCGGCCTCGCCTGGACCGACGGCAACGGCCGCGTCTTCGCCTCCGACCTGGGCCCCGACGGCCGCCCCGGCTGGCCCCCGAACGGCGGCTGGGACACCCACCACCCCGACGGCACCCACACCCCCGCCGGCACCGACGGCTTCCACCCCACCCGAGACGGCGAAGACCCCGGCCCAGCACCGGACGACGCGGAGAGCCGGGGGGACAACGAGGACCGTTTCGAGTCTCATCGACGACCGCACGTACCCTCGGACATCGCTTTGGGCCAGGAGCTGGAACGCGTTGGCGCCCAGGACGACACCCGCCATATCGACTACGAAGGCGGCGTCATCACTCATATCGACGGTTCTCCCGTCCACCAATACGTGCGCGACTCCGTCGAATCACGCCAACAAGGAATCCAGAATGCCGTGGAGGACAATTTCAAGGGCGGCAAGCTGAAGAGGGATGCCCCGCACACTGACGAGAACGACGTCCCCTACACCAAGAGGTCCCTCGGCAAGGTTCGTGCCGCCGTCAACGCCGTTGCAATCGATCGACGTACCGGCGTGGTAGCGGAGGGAATCAATGGAACACCGGACAAGACGCCCCTGAACAGGGATCTGCACCCCGAACTGCGAAAGCACATCGCGGCGATGAGCGACAACCCTGCACAAACCGATCTGAGCGACATTCCCCAATCCGAATTCCCGCACCACGACACCCCACAACGCCATGCGGAAGTCAAGGCACTCAACGAGCTCATGCGAACACGGGAGAAGATCACCGGGGATTCCATCGATTCACCCGAGAAGTTCCAAGAATTCCTCGATGACGTGTATGTCGATGCTCGCTTCACCTTCAAAGACGAGCCGCACGACATTGCCACGTGCTGCGCCAACTGCGCCCGCATCGTTTCCGGCCCCGACTCGCTGCCCGCCAACAAGCACGATGAAGCCGACCTGTCCGCAGGGGCGGCGATGGCGCCAGGCGGATACACCATTGGGGAAGACCCTGAAAGAAAGGGTTCGCGCGAACGTGTTCCGACTGAAGTGGCGAACCCGGACTACCATGAACCACTGGGCCGGCAAAATGCCGCCCGAAAGGCCAGATGA
- a CDS encoding toxin-antitoxin system YwqK family antitoxin — protein MLRVREDELDEGPEGRVHYQGQPFTGAEEDSSEDGTLLYSTEYADGLQEGLDREWYPDGNLKSEGAFHRGSPTGTHRTWRPNGTIATEVDFAEGGQLIRRRTFSATGDLVAEETN, from the coding sequence ATGCTCCGAGTCCGCGAAGATGAACTTGACGAGGGCCCCGAAGGACGTGTCCACTACCAAGGACAACCGTTCACCGGAGCAGAGGAGGACTCTTCGGAAGACGGCACGCTGCTGTACTCCACCGAGTACGCGGACGGCCTCCAAGAAGGTCTCGACCGCGAGTGGTACCCGGACGGCAACCTCAAATCCGAGGGCGCCTTCCACCGCGGATCTCCGACGGGAACACACCGCACCTGGCGACCGAACGGGACGATCGCAACCGAGGTGGACTTCGCCGAGGGCGGGCAGCTGATCCGCCGCAGAACTTTCAGCGCGACTGGAGATCTCGTCGCGGAAGAAACGAACTGA
- a CDS encoding toxin-antitoxin system YwqK family antitoxin, which translates to MGEIHVDEDDIEMDPTGLVFHRGEPFTGVVVERSADGELVSTRSYFAGYPDGHYQEWRSSGRLRKDGRMRDGRSVGSQREWHANGRLAERREFDAAGNLVRHERWDRGGNLVVEPTGRR; encoded by the coding sequence GTGGGTGAGATTCACGTCGACGAGGACGACATCGAGATGGATCCCACCGGTCTGGTCTTCCACCGCGGCGAACCGTTCACCGGCGTCGTGGTGGAACGGTCCGCGGACGGCGAACTCGTCTCCACCCGCTCGTACTTCGCCGGATACCCCGACGGCCACTACCAGGAGTGGCGGTCCTCGGGACGGCTGCGGAAGGACGGCCGGATGCGGGATGGCCGGTCCGTCGGCAGCCAACGCGAGTGGCACGCGAACGGCCGCCTCGCCGAACGGCGCGAGTTCGACGCCGCCGGGAACCTCGTGCGCCACGAGCGGTGGGACCGCGGCGGAAACCTCGTCGTGGAGCCGACCGGGCGCCGGTGA